A stretch of Gemmatimonas aurantiaca T-27 DNA encodes these proteins:
- a CDS encoding (2Fe-2S)-binding protein codes for MAVSLTVNGKIVRLDLPPETPLLWALRDDLDLVGAKFGCGRGQCGACTVQVNGSIARSCTTLLGRLEGARVTTIEGLSVDGSHPLQRAWCELDVAQCGYCQAGQIMAASVLLSRTPQPTDAEIDAAMSGNLCRCATYHRIRAAIHRVTSSGATTGSPSTSPSTSRREDV; via the coding sequence ATGGCCGTATCGTTGACCGTCAATGGCAAGATCGTCCGCCTCGATCTGCCACCAGAGACGCCGCTGCTGTGGGCGCTGCGTGACGACCTGGATCTGGTGGGCGCCAAGTTCGGCTGCGGTCGCGGACAGTGCGGAGCCTGCACCGTTCAGGTGAATGGTTCCATCGCACGATCGTGTACCACGCTCCTCGGCCGTCTCGAGGGCGCGCGCGTCACGACGATCGAAGGCTTGTCGGTTGATGGATCGCACCCACTGCAACGGGCGTGGTGCGAGCTCGACGTGGCGCAGTGTGGCTACTGCCAGGCAGGCCAGATCATGGCCGCCTCGGTGTTGCTGTCCCGCACGCCGCAACCCACAGACGCCGAGATTGATGCCGCGATGTCCGGGAATCTGTGCCGATGCGCCACCTACCATCGCATCAGGGCCGCCATACATCGGGTGACTTCGTCCGGAGCCACCACGGGATCGCCGTCCACATCGCCTTCCACGTCACGACGCGAGGACGTGTGA
- a CDS encoding xanthine dehydrogenase family protein molybdopterin-binding subunit, with amino-acid sequence MRNVPDTTIDRRDFLRVSTATGGGLLLGLYPTLPHGEPTFTGDSHESPDHTGRIADFRPSAFITIASTGLITLTVRNPEGGQGMKTMVPMLIAEELEVALADVVVQHAPADAKRYGRQFFGGSSGIPSNWEEMRQVGAVARELLITAAAQQWNVPASECEARSAQVHHRPSGRSLRYAQLADRAATLPVPELRTIRLKAPDQYRIIGKPVANVDGPAIVTGKPLFGIDVKLPGMQYAVFAKCPVRAGKVRTANIDEIRTMPGVRRAFVVEGQDELSGLLGGVAIVADRWWQARAAQQALRVEWNEGPTAQQSSANFVTRAAELAAGEWGAVLRRDGNVEQAFAEARRTVEARYEYPFLYHATMEPMNCTAHYRDGALEIWAPSQHPEGARQLVAQTLAMSEDRITIHQVRMGGAFGRRYFHDFVVEAAWIARETGVPVKLLWPREDDVQQGFYRPGGFHHLRGAVDAAGHVTAWQNHFVTFGDNGRPMFDAGLNGTEFPARFIPNFAAGMSMMPLGIPTGPLRAPFGNAMAFVMQSFIDELAHAADRDPLEFRRDLLAQPPIAAVPDYNVARIRTVLDLVAEKSGWATRKKEPGRGMGIAFHYSHRGYFAEVVDASVSANRAVKVHQVWVAGDVGRPIINPSGALGQVQGSVLEGLAQAMEQAITFDRGRVTQTGFRDYPVLRLRNAPPVDVHFLKSANAPSGMGEPSLPPVIPALCNAIFAATGERVRTLPLAKSGFRWA; translated from the coding sequence ATGCGCAACGTCCCCGACACCACAATCGACCGACGTGATTTCCTGCGCGTGAGTACGGCCACCGGCGGCGGATTGCTGCTTGGCCTCTACCCCACCCTGCCCCACGGCGAGCCCACTTTCACCGGTGATTCGCATGAAAGCCCCGACCACACGGGCCGCATAGCAGACTTCCGCCCCAGCGCCTTCATCACCATCGCCTCCACAGGCCTGATCACCCTCACCGTGCGTAATCCGGAAGGTGGTCAGGGGATGAAGACCATGGTGCCCATGCTGATCGCCGAAGAACTCGAAGTGGCACTTGCCGATGTGGTGGTGCAACACGCTCCGGCCGATGCCAAACGGTATGGACGGCAGTTCTTCGGAGGCAGTTCAGGTATACCAAGCAACTGGGAAGAAATGCGTCAGGTGGGGGCCGTGGCGCGCGAGCTGCTCATCACGGCGGCGGCGCAGCAATGGAACGTGCCCGCCAGCGAATGTGAGGCACGTTCCGCTCAGGTGCACCATCGTCCGTCCGGTCGCTCACTGCGTTACGCGCAGCTTGCCGACCGCGCCGCCACACTGCCCGTGCCGGAGTTGCGTACGATACGCCTCAAGGCACCCGATCAATACCGCATCATCGGCAAACCGGTTGCCAATGTCGATGGCCCGGCCATCGTGACCGGCAAGCCACTCTTTGGCATCGATGTCAAGTTGCCCGGCATGCAGTATGCCGTTTTTGCCAAGTGCCCTGTTCGCGCCGGCAAAGTGCGCACCGCCAATATCGACGAAATTCGCACCATGCCTGGGGTACGACGCGCATTTGTGGTGGAAGGCCAAGACGAACTGTCCGGACTGCTGGGTGGTGTGGCCATCGTAGCCGACCGATGGTGGCAGGCGCGTGCCGCTCAGCAAGCGTTGCGCGTGGAATGGAACGAAGGGCCGACCGCCCAGCAAAGCAGCGCGAACTTCGTGACGCGCGCGGCGGAGCTTGCCGCCGGTGAATGGGGGGCCGTGCTCCGTCGTGATGGCAATGTCGAGCAGGCATTTGCCGAAGCACGTCGCACGGTGGAGGCCCGATACGAATATCCATTTCTCTATCACGCCACCATGGAGCCCATGAACTGCACCGCGCACTACCGCGATGGGGCATTGGAGATCTGGGCGCCGTCACAGCATCCGGAAGGGGCTCGTCAGCTCGTCGCCCAAACACTGGCCATGAGCGAAGACCGCATCACCATCCATCAAGTCCGCATGGGCGGGGCCTTCGGCCGGCGGTACTTCCATGACTTCGTGGTGGAAGCGGCGTGGATTGCGCGGGAGACTGGTGTGCCCGTCAAGTTGTTGTGGCCTCGCGAAGACGATGTACAACAGGGCTTCTATCGCCCTGGAGGCTTTCATCATCTGCGCGGTGCCGTGGATGCAGCAGGGCATGTCACGGCGTGGCAGAATCACTTTGTCACGTTCGGTGACAACGGGAGACCGATGTTCGATGCGGGTTTGAACGGCACCGAGTTCCCCGCGCGTTTCATACCGAACTTTGCAGCCGGCATGTCCATGATGCCGTTGGGCATTCCCACGGGGCCGCTGCGTGCGCCCTTCGGCAATGCCATGGCCTTTGTCATGCAGTCGTTCATCGATGAACTGGCTCACGCCGCAGACCGGGATCCGCTCGAGTTCCGGCGCGACCTTCTGGCGCAACCGCCGATTGCGGCGGTGCCGGACTACAATGTGGCACGCATTCGCACGGTGCTCGACCTGGTGGCCGAGAAATCCGGATGGGCCACACGAAAGAAGGAACCCGGGCGTGGCATGGGCATCGCGTTCCACTACAGCCATCGCGGTTACTTCGCTGAGGTGGTCGATGCCTCGGTCAGCGCCAACCGGGCGGTGAAGGTACACCAGGTATGGGTGGCGGGTGACGTCGGACGTCCCATCATCAATCCCAGCGGTGCCTTGGGTCAGGTACAGGGCTCGGTGCTCGAAGGACTGGCCCAGGCCATGGAACAAGCCATCACCTTCGACCGAGGCCGTGTGACGCAGACCGGATTCCGGGACTATCCGGTATTGCGACTGCGCAACGCGCCACCCGTAGACGTGCACTTTCTAAAGAGCGCGAACGCGCCAAGCGGTATGGGCGAACCGTCCCTCCCGCCGGTCATCCCCGCACTCTGCAATGCGATCTTCGCCGCGACTGGCGAGCGGGTGCGTACGCTGCCGCTGGCAAAGAGTGGCTTCCGCTGGGCCTGA
- a CDS encoding sensor histidine kinase has product MESPDVSTPLADDRIDRRPLSFIIGAWVLFAILQASNWLLSPAISSRYPYPERLIASAAFNALVWIALTPPVLRFAAAVHRREGSRIRQALLVMAVGAAVSITAALLSGSVHALLLPAPATTAATVAPTETIPAGTTASIARLWMMLRWLAQELVTFLVVFLIGFASQAAVRHRMQEQLAVSLQARASTLQAEQAELRAHAAELQSQLSEARLAMLRARLNPHFLFNTLNAMSALADSDPRGVRTMIALLSDLLRQALTDSNEQEIPLRQELHLIGRYLEILEIRYRDQLQTKVSAGPELLDALVPNLILQPLVENAMKHGIEPAGGHGHIDITVTREQEQLLLTVRNTGSPEHHTIAPGGQSTAGSGLGLELTRDRLLEHYGEAGGLVLHPLDGGGMIAEIAIPYHTRAETRAGVSDPDTRRVPHA; this is encoded by the coding sequence ATGGAATCGCCTGACGTGTCGACGCCACTGGCTGACGATCGGATCGATCGACGCCCCCTCTCGTTCATCATCGGCGCGTGGGTGCTGTTCGCCATTCTGCAGGCGTCCAACTGGCTGCTGTCACCAGCCATATCCAGCCGCTATCCCTATCCCGAACGATTGATCGCCAGTGCGGCGTTCAATGCGTTGGTCTGGATCGCACTCACTCCGCCGGTGCTGCGATTTGCGGCCGCCGTGCACCGGCGCGAAGGCAGTCGAATCCGGCAGGCATTGCTGGTGATGGCGGTGGGCGCGGCGGTCAGTATCACCGCAGCCTTGTTGAGTGGCAGCGTGCACGCCCTCCTGTTGCCTGCTCCAGCCACCACTGCAGCAACGGTGGCGCCGACCGAAACGATACCGGCCGGCACGACAGCGAGCATTGCGCGCTTGTGGATGATGCTGCGTTGGCTCGCCCAGGAACTGGTCACGTTTCTCGTGGTCTTTCTCATCGGGTTTGCCAGTCAGGCCGCCGTCCGTCACCGAATGCAGGAACAGTTGGCGGTCTCCCTGCAGGCACGAGCCAGCACCCTGCAGGCCGAACAGGCCGAACTCCGGGCGCATGCGGCCGAACTGCAATCACAACTCAGCGAAGCGCGCCTGGCCATGCTGCGTGCACGCCTGAATCCGCACTTTCTCTTCAACACGCTCAACGCCATGTCGGCGCTCGCCGACAGCGACCCACGCGGTGTTCGCACCATGATCGCGCTGCTCAGCGACCTGCTGCGGCAGGCACTCACGGACTCGAATGAGCAGGAGATTCCACTGCGCCAGGAACTGCACCTGATTGGACGATATCTCGAGATCCTCGAGATCCGCTATCGGGATCAACTGCAGACCAAAGTGAGCGCGGGGCCGGAACTGCTCGACGCCCTGGTGCCGAATCTCATCCTGCAGCCACTGGTGGAAAATGCCATGAAACACGGCATCGAACCCGCGGGTGGACATGGGCACATCGACATCACGGTCACGCGCGAGCAGGAACAGCTACTGCTCACCGTGCGTAACACCGGCAGCCCGGAGCACCACACGATCGCCCCGGGTGGTCAGTCGACAGCAGGCTCCGGCCTTGGCCTCGAGCTCACGCGTGATCGATTGCTGGAGCACTATGGCGAAGCCGGCGGACTGGTGCTGCACCCACTCGATGGGGGCGGTATGATCGCCGAGATCGCGATTCCGTATCACACACGCGCGGAAACCCGAGCCGGTGTCTCTGATCCCGACACCCGCCGAGTGCCACATGCCTAG
- a CDS encoding LytR/AlgR family response regulator transcription factor → MPRLIRALIVDDEPLGRRRLRDLLAASPDIEIVGESVDGTAAMADITALAPDLVFLDIQMPRGSGLDVVRAMGPDRMPITIFVTAHDAFALQAFDAAAVDYLLKPFSDERFADALKRARRLIALEDREQLHAQLRSLLDMPSPPADNLPVPNAPAYLERIAVQMRGRMRVVPVGQIDYIVANEPYAELHVGTERYLIRDSLQRLEERLDPARFIRVHRATIVRIDVIDTLLRGEGSDYQLVLRNGVRLRVGRSRREALEALLGRVRAR, encoded by the coding sequence ATGCCTAGGCTGATCCGCGCGCTGATCGTCGACGATGAGCCGCTCGGACGACGTCGACTGCGCGACCTGCTCGCCGCATCACCAGACATCGAGATCGTTGGTGAAAGTGTCGACGGTACGGCCGCGATGGCGGACATCACGGCACTGGCTCCGGATCTGGTGTTTCTGGATATCCAGATGCCACGTGGCAGCGGTCTGGATGTCGTGCGTGCCATGGGCCCGGATCGAATGCCCATCACGATCTTTGTCACGGCGCATGATGCGTTTGCGCTGCAGGCATTCGATGCGGCCGCCGTGGACTATCTGCTCAAACCGTTCAGCGACGAGCGATTTGCCGATGCGCTGAAGCGGGCGCGTCGCCTCATCGCACTCGAGGACCGTGAGCAACTGCACGCGCAACTGCGCTCGCTGCTCGACATGCCGTCCCCACCGGCCGACAACCTGCCGGTGCCCAACGCACCAGCCTATCTGGAGCGCATCGCCGTGCAGATGCGCGGACGCATGCGCGTCGTGCCCGTTGGTCAGATCGACTACATCGTGGCCAACGAACCCTACGCGGAACTCCACGTCGGTACGGAGCGCTATCTCATTCGGGATTCACTGCAGCGGCTCGAAGAGCGGCTCGATCCGGCGCGGTTCATCCGTGTTCATCGCGCCACGATCGTTCGCATCGACGTTATCGATACGCTGTTGCGTGGCGAAGGCAGCGACTATCAGCTCGTCCTGCGCAATGGCGTGCGCCTGCGCGTGGGCCGATCCCGCCGCGAAGCCCTCGAGGCGCTGCTCGGACGGGTACGGGCACGGTAG
- a CDS encoding dihydrofolate reductase family protein: protein MNRPRVICHMVSSIDGRIDVVDWPADAPYRSEYEVIHAQYDADAWMCGRVTMEAFAAGVRTAAREDEGNAGSGLGDLYVAPGHHASYAVAVDTRGELLWASNDIGDDHLVVVVSGLAHVSHLQALQAQGISFIVAGALAVDFSLALEKLAAHFAVKTLMLEGGGQVNRAMLERGLVDEISLLIAPVVDGRAGAPSVFDGMSQSPVPLVLQAVETLPTGVAWLRWTVRTE from the coding sequence ATGAATCGCCCTCGTGTCATTTGTCATATGGTCTCCTCCATCGACGGTCGTATCGATGTAGTGGATTGGCCGGCCGATGCGCCGTACCGGAGCGAGTATGAAGTCATTCATGCGCAGTACGACGCCGACGCCTGGATGTGTGGTCGAGTGACCATGGAGGCCTTTGCGGCCGGCGTCAGAACCGCTGCCCGCGAAGACGAGGGAAACGCCGGCTCGGGTCTGGGCGACCTGTACGTTGCGCCGGGACACCATGCGAGTTATGCCGTGGCGGTGGACACGCGGGGAGAGTTGCTCTGGGCGTCGAACGATATCGGTGATGATCACCTCGTGGTTGTGGTCAGCGGTCTGGCGCATGTGTCACATCTGCAGGCCCTGCAGGCGCAGGGCATTTCTTTCATTGTGGCCGGTGCACTGGCCGTCGACTTTTCATTGGCGCTGGAAAAGCTGGCCGCGCACTTTGCGGTGAAGACGCTGATGCTGGAAGGGGGCGGTCAGGTGAATCGTGCCATGCTGGAGCGTGGTCTGGTCGATGAAATCAGCCTGCTGATTGCTCCGGTCGTCGACGGACGTGCCGGGGCGCCATCGGTGTTCGATGGCATGTCACAATCACCGGTGCCGTTGGTATTGCAGGCCGTCGAGACGCTGCCGACGGGTGTTGCGTGGTTACGATGGACGGTGCGGACGGAATAG
- a CDS encoding aldo/keto reductase yields the protein MHTRTLGTNGLEVSAMGLGCMGLSFGYGPATDRPQAIDLIRHAVDRGVTFFDTAQVYGPFANERVVGEALAPHRDQVVIATKFGFMFDDDGREVGLNSRPDHIRRMTDDSLLRLGIDTIDLYYQHRVDPQVPIEDVAGTVRDLIAEGKVRHFGLSEAGANTIRRAHAVQPVTALQSEYSLWWREPEAVILPTLAELGIGFVPFSPLGKGFLTGQIDASTAFAANDFRNSVPRFSEANRTANQAMVEVVKRLAATREVTPAQFALAWVMSRAPWIVPIPGTTKPSRLDENVGAAEIVLSVAELAAVDAATADVAIHGHRYSPAAEARIDR from the coding sequence ATGCACACACGTACGCTCGGCACCAACGGCCTCGAAGTCTCCGCCATGGGACTCGGCTGCATGGGGCTCAGTTTCGGATACGGTCCGGCGACGGATCGCCCGCAAGCCATCGATCTCATTCGCCACGCGGTTGATCGTGGCGTGACGTTCTTCGATACGGCGCAGGTGTACGGTCCCTTTGCCAACGAGCGTGTGGTTGGCGAGGCGCTCGCACCGCATCGTGACCAGGTGGTCATTGCCACGAAGTTCGGCTTCATGTTCGACGACGACGGACGCGAGGTGGGGCTCAACAGTCGGCCCGACCACATTCGCCGCATGACCGACGACTCGCTGCTGCGGCTCGGGATCGACACCATCGATCTGTACTACCAGCATCGGGTCGATCCGCAGGTGCCTATCGAAGATGTCGCGGGCACGGTGCGTGATCTCATCGCCGAGGGCAAGGTGCGGCACTTTGGTCTGTCCGAGGCTGGTGCGAACACCATCCGGCGTGCGCACGCAGTGCAACCGGTGACTGCGCTGCAGAGTGAGTACTCGCTGTGGTGGCGAGAGCCGGAAGCTGTCATTCTGCCCACACTGGCAGAACTGGGCATCGGCTTCGTGCCATTCAGTCCGTTGGGGAAGGGCTTCCTCACCGGGCAGATCGATGCCTCGACCGCGTTTGCTGCGAACGACTTTCGAAACTCCGTGCCACGTTTCAGCGAAGCAAACCGCACGGCGAACCAAGCGATGGTCGAGGTGGTGAAACGCCTCGCTGCGACACGGGAGGTGACGCCCGCGCAGTTTGCCTTGGCCTGGGTCATGTCCCGCGCCCCGTGGATTGTCCCCATTCCCGGCACGACCAAGCCGTCGCGGCTCGACGAGAACGTGGGTGCTGCCGAGATTGTGTTGAGTGTGGCAGAACTCGCGGCGGTGGATGCTGCCACCGCGGATGTCGCTATTCACGGGCATCGGTATTCACCGGCTGCAGAAGCCCGCATCGATCGCTGA
- a CDS encoding LysR family transcriptional regulator — MTDELDSLTVFIAVAEQRSLRAAGDRLGVTGSAVSQSLRRLEDRLGVALVQRTTRSTRLTEVGQRLYASVRPALEDVRNALTAIGEMSEEPRGRLRLYAGGAADGFLSGSVLASFLFAHPNIELDITVGDAPVDIVAGGFDAGIQLGEVIDRDMIAVPVSGDLRLVVVGTPSYVAQHGMPQHPRDLASHACVNWHPSPDAPPYRWEFTENERDFSVAVRSRLLTTDGTMLLRMVREGVGLAMLFDFHVQEDLAQGRLVPMLQEYCTAFPGFYLHYPQKRQASAALRAFIDHLRVTRRSTRKRRR, encoded by the coding sequence ATGACAGATGAACTCGACAGCCTGACTGTGTTCATTGCCGTCGCCGAACAGCGCAGCCTGCGGGCGGCCGGTGACCGCCTCGGCGTGACCGGCTCGGCCGTGAGTCAGTCCCTGCGACGCCTGGAGGATCGCCTCGGCGTGGCGCTGGTTCAACGCACGACACGCAGCACACGACTCACCGAGGTGGGACAGCGCCTGTATGCCTCGGTGCGGCCTGCGCTGGAGGATGTGCGCAATGCGCTGACCGCCATCGGTGAAATGAGTGAAGAACCGCGTGGTCGGTTGCGGCTGTACGCCGGCGGTGCTGCCGACGGATTTTTGAGCGGCTCGGTGCTCGCGTCCTTCCTTTTTGCGCACCCGAATATTGAACTCGACATCACCGTGGGTGATGCGCCGGTGGATATCGTGGCGGGCGGGTTCGACGCCGGCATCCAATTGGGTGAGGTCATCGACCGCGACATGATCGCCGTACCGGTATCCGGTGATCTACGGCTCGTGGTGGTGGGCACGCCGTCCTATGTGGCGCAGCATGGCATGCCACAGCATCCGCGCGATCTCGCCAGTCACGCCTGCGTGAATTGGCACCCTTCACCGGATGCGCCGCCCTATCGATGGGAATTCACCGAGAACGAACGGGATTTCTCCGTGGCCGTACGTTCGCGGCTCCTCACCACGGACGGTACCATGCTGCTGCGCATGGTACGTGAAGGGGTGGGACTCGCGATGCTGTTCGACTTCCACGTCCAGGAGGACCTCGCACAAGGTCGGCTGGTGCCAATGCTGCAGGAATACTGCACGGCCTTTCCCGGGTTCTACCTGCACTACCCGCAAAAGCGACAGGCTTCCGCCGCATTGCGGGCGTTCATCGATCACCTGCGCGTGACCCGGCGATCAACCCGCAAGCGGCGACGCTGA
- a CDS encoding fasciclin domain-containing protein, giving the protein MHEFRMMSCGILVALAACGASADNAGSAAASDASPSAAGQALVDDSTSVPNIVRVAVGSPDHSTLVAALKAANLVDPLANPGPFTVFAPVNAAFDKLPPGTVDNLLKPENKSQLVAILHHHVTTSALDVESLSDGQELGMVAGGAEKISKRDGATYIGSAKIVASVHASNGWVHVVDGVLVPPK; this is encoded by the coding sequence ATGCATGAGTTTCGTATGATGTCCTGTGGTATCCTCGTGGCGCTTGCCGCGTGCGGAGCCTCCGCTGACAACGCCGGTTCCGCAGCCGCCTCGGACGCGAGCCCCTCTGCCGCTGGTCAGGCGCTGGTGGACGACAGCACCTCCGTCCCCAACATCGTACGCGTGGCGGTGGGTTCACCGGACCACAGCACGCTGGTGGCAGCCCTCAAGGCAGCAAATCTGGTGGATCCGCTGGCCAATCCCGGTCCGTTCACGGTCTTTGCGCCGGTCAATGCGGCCTTCGACAAACTGCCTCCGGGAACGGTCGACAATCTGCTCAAGCCGGAGAACAAGAGTCAGCTCGTCGCCATTCTTCACCACCACGTCACGACATCGGCACTGGATGTCGAATCGCTGAGCGATGGCCAGGAACTCGGCATGGTGGCCGGCGGCGCCGAGAAGATCAGCAAGCGGGACGGCGCCACCTATATCGGCAGCGCAAAGATCGTGGCGTCGGTCCATGCGTCCAATGGCTGGGTGCATGTGGTGGACGGTGTCCTCGTGCCGCCGAAGTAA
- the adhP gene encoding alcohol dehydrogenase AdhP, with protein MQKTMKAAVVRAFGEPLVIEEAPVPDVGRGQILVKIAASGVCHTDLHAAEGDWPIKPTPPFIPGHEGVGHVVALGAGVTHLREGDRVGVPWLYSACGHCVHCLGGWETLCEQQHNTGYSVNGGFAEYVVADANYVGVLPDNVGFVEIAPVLCAGVTVYKALKVTDTKPGDWVVISGIGGLGHMAVQYAKAMGLNVAAVDIDDRKLALASTLGATFTVNARNEDPGARIRKEIGGARGVLVTAVSPKAFQQALGMVRRGGVVALNGLPPGDFPISIFDTVLNGITIRGSIVGTRLDLQEALAFAGEGKVHATVQTGKLEQVNDIFARMRAGDIEGRVVLDLR; from the coding sequence ATGCAAAAAACCATGAAGGCGGCAGTGGTCCGCGCCTTTGGCGAGCCGCTGGTCATCGAAGAAGCGCCCGTGCCAGATGTGGGACGTGGACAGATTCTCGTGAAGATCGCGGCGTCCGGTGTCTGTCATACCGATCTGCATGCGGCCGAAGGCGATTGGCCCATCAAACCCACGCCGCCGTTCATTCCCGGGCATGAAGGGGTCGGACATGTTGTCGCCCTTGGTGCTGGTGTCACTCATCTGCGCGAAGGTGATCGGGTGGGCGTGCCGTGGCTCTACAGCGCTTGTGGGCACTGCGTCCACTGTCTTGGAGGATGGGAAACGCTGTGTGAGCAGCAGCACAACACTGGTTATTCCGTCAACGGCGGGTTCGCCGAGTACGTCGTGGCCGACGCCAACTACGTGGGCGTCTTGCCGGACAACGTCGGCTTTGTCGAGATCGCGCCGGTGCTGTGCGCCGGTGTGACGGTCTACAAGGCGCTCAAGGTGACCGACACCAAGCCGGGCGACTGGGTGGTCATCTCTGGTATCGGTGGATTGGGGCACATGGCGGTCCAGTATGCCAAGGCGATGGGGTTGAACGTCGCCGCAGTCGACATCGACGACCGCAAGCTGGCGCTGGCGTCCACCCTCGGGGCGACCTTCACGGTCAATGCGCGGAACGAGGATCCCGGTGCCCGCATCCGCAAGGAAATTGGTGGAGCGCGGGGCGTGCTCGTGACGGCGGTTTCCCCGAAGGCCTTTCAACAGGCGCTGGGCATGGTTCGTCGAGGCGGGGTCGTCGCGCTCAATGGACTGCCGCCTGGTGATTTCCCGATCTCGATCTTCGACACGGTGCTGAACGGCATCACGATCCGTGGGTCGATCGTGGGCACGCGTCTGGATCTCCAGGAGGCGCTCGCCTTCGCCGGGGAAGGCAAAGTCCATGCGACGGTGCAAACCGGAAAGCTGGAGCAGGTCAACGATATTTTCGCACGCATGCGCGCCGGTGATATCGAAGGCCGGGTCGTACTCGACCTGCGTTGA
- a CDS encoding Uma2 family endonuclease, whose protein sequence is MPVIQERRWSAEDVQALPEDPRNRYEAVDGELLVTPAPRIPHQAVVAAVYRALFEVVRAHRVGLTLFAPVDVILDARTLVQPDVLVLPPTGQDVMRGEVPAPTPLLVVEVLSPTTARNDRLLKRQRYQRAGVECWLVDIDSQLVERWTPDAERPEICVEHVLWEPMGLGRRLTVELLPIWAETAG, encoded by the coding sequence ATGCCTGTCATTCAGGAACGTCGCTGGAGCGCCGAAGATGTGCAGGCGCTGCCCGAAGACCCGCGAAACCGGTATGAGGCGGTGGACGGGGAGTTGTTGGTGACACCGGCGCCTCGGATCCCGCATCAAGCCGTGGTGGCGGCGGTCTATCGCGCGCTGTTCGAAGTCGTGCGTGCGCATCGCGTGGGGCTCACATTGTTTGCGCCCGTCGATGTGATTCTCGATGCGCGCACCCTGGTGCAGCCCGATGTGCTCGTGCTGCCGCCGACAGGGCAGGACGTGATGCGGGGTGAGGTACCTGCCCCCACGCCATTGCTGGTCGTCGAGGTGTTGTCGCCAACCACGGCGCGAAACGATCGCCTGCTGAAACGGCAACGCTATCAGCGGGCTGGAGTCGAATGCTGGTTGGTGGACATCGACTCGCAGTTGGTGGAGCGATGGACGCCGGACGCGGAGCGCCCGGAGATCTGCGTGGAGCATGTGCTCTGGGAGCCGATGGGGCTCGGCCGGCGGCTGACCGTGGAGCTTTTGCCGATCTGGGCGGAGACCGCGGGGTAG